A window of Ipomoea triloba cultivar NCNSP0323 chromosome 2, ASM357664v1 contains these coding sequences:
- the LOC116010726 gene encoding aldehyde oxidase GLOX-like, with product METQLRTTLPCAFTALALFLVFLITPCNALNETVLVSEAASGEGKWQLLLENTGVVAMHMALTHRNTVVFFDQRGSGGSGYQLRRRFNGTRCKGSREDLSDPSCYAHSVEYDLLNNTIRPLRFISDTWCSSGTILSNGTIMQTGGYRDGSKRIQFFSPCVDRMCNWRPGRKHLADERWYASNQILPGKNDRVIIVGGKRAFTFEFVPRFPNMPKSTDLPFLHQTYERNSGGNNLYPFLHLSSDGYLFIFANRDSILFNYRKNKVVKKFPRMPGEGSRSYPSTGSSVILPLDHKNRFQRVEVMICGGATAGAYAEAKQGRYVEGQKSCGRMVITGNKHKWNMENMPGPRLMNDMVILPTGQILIINGVKRGCAGWGNGASPAFEPYIYSPGKTVGKRFSVLRATKIARMYHSTATLLPDGRVLVAGSNPNDGYFFTNVPHPTELRLQAFVPDYMDRQYDNQRPKNVTVSVDGSPGAVVTYGKPFRVRFWLDKKRPSNDLDFSAYSPPFTTHSIAMNQRMLKLKCRSMERGDNGMVNAVVEAPPSPMVAPAGYYMLTVVHGGIPSISHWVKFMNAASF from the coding sequence ATGGAGACTCAACTCCGAACCACTCTCCCATGCGCGTTCACGGCACTCGCCCTGTTTCTCGTATTTCTCATCACCCCATGCAACGCCTTAAATGAAACGGTTCTGGTGAGCGAAGCCGCGAGCGGGGAAGGCAAATGGCAACTCCTCCTGGAAAACACCGGAGTTGTGGCCATGCACATGGCGCTCACTCACCGGAACACCGTCGTGTTCTTCGACCAGCGGGGCTCCGGCGGGTCGGGGTACCAGCTCAGGCGCCGCTTCAACGGGACTAGATGCAAGGGCTCCCGAGAAGACCTGTCGGATCCGTCTTGCTACGCGCATTCCGTCGAGTACGACCTCCTGAACAACACCATCCGCCCCCTCCGTTTCATCTCCGACACGTGGTGCTCCTCCGGGACGATTCTCAGCAACGGGACCATCATGCAGACCGGCGGGTACCGCGACGGGTCCAAGCGGATCCAGTTTTTTTCCCCGTGTGTTGACAGGATGTGTAATTGGCGGCCTGGGAGAAAGCATTTGGCTGACGAGAGATGGTACGCTTCTAATCAGATCCTCCCGGGGAAAAACGACAGAGTTATTATAGTAGGTGGGAAAAGAGCTTTCACGTTTGAATTCGTACCAAGATTCCCGAACATGCCGAAATCCACGGACCTTCCGTTTCTTCACCAGACCTACGAAAGAAATTCCGGCGGGAACAATCTTTATCCTTTTCTCCATCTTTCTTCCGACGGGTATCTCTTCATTTTCGCCAACCGTGATTCTATTCTGTTCAACTATAGAAAAAACAAAGTGGTGAAGAAGTTCCCACGGATGCCCGGGGAGGGCTCCCGGAGCTATCCGAGCACCGGGTCGTCCGTTATTCTCCCGTTGGACCACAAAAACCGTTTCCAGAGAGTGGAGGTGATGATATGCGGCGGGGCGACCGCGGGGGCGTATGCAGAGGCGAAACAGGGGAGATACGTGGAAGGGCAGAAGAGCTGCGGGAGAATGGTGATTACTGGGAACAAACATAAGTGGAACATGGAGAACATGCCCGGGCCGAGGCTGATGAACGACATGGTGATTCTCCCGACCGGGCAGATTCTAATCATTAACGGCGTCAAGCGGGGCTGCGCGGGCTGGGGAAACGGGGCCAGCCCTGCTTTCGAGCCCTACATTTACAGCCCGGGAAAAACCGTCGGGAAACGCTTCTCCGTCCTCAGGGCGACCAAAATCGCGCGGATGTATCACTCCACCGCGACGCTCCTCCCCGACGGGCGCGTTTTAGTCGCCGGGAGCAACCCCAACGACGGCTACTTTTTCACCAACGTTCCCCACCCGACCGAGCTCCGATTGCAGGCCTTCGTGCCCGACTACATGGACAGGCAATACGACAACCAGAGACCCAAAAACGTGACGGTTTCCGTCGACGGGTCCCCCGGCGCCGTGGTCACCTACGGGAAGCCATTTCGGGTGCGTTTCTGGCTAGACAAGAAGAGGCCGAGCAACGACTTGGATTTCAGTGCGTACTCGCCTCCATTTACTACGCATTCAATAGCCATGAACCAAAGAATGCTGAAGCTCAAGTGCAGAAGTATGGAAAGGGGTGATAATGGAATGGTGAATGCTGTGGTGGAGGCTCCGCCGTCGCCGATGGTTGCGCCGGCGGGGTATTATATGCTCACCGTTGTGCACGGGGGAATTCCCAGCATTTCCCATTGGGTTAAGTTCATGAATGCTGCGTCATTCTAA
- the LOC116010349 gene encoding protein PLASTID TRANSCRIPTIONALLY ACTIVE 10, translated as MQSLQTPSSFFFFTFSSPKPKTLPKPHLRLQLFPTPLAAKPILTSANCYKSDEFPVGEDDEAFLQSFRPKEKESEDDARRRNWIERGWAPWEEILTPEADFARKSLNEGEEVPLQSPEAIEAFKMLNPNYRKKKIEEMGLTEDEYLAKQFEIKGEIPEPLTTSWAGPLVVRHVPPRDWPPRGWEVDRKELEFIREAHKMMAQRVDYSEVEEMVLTETDDMNLERYSVFLKQYKEWVAANKDRLEKESYKYDQDYYPGRRKRGKDYEEGMYELPFFYPGQICAGKVTAVHLYQGAFVDIGGVHDGWVPIKRNDWFWIRHHIKVGMPVIVEILAKRDPYRFRFPIEMRFVDPNIDHLIFNRFDSPPIFHRDEDTNPDELRRDCGRPPIPRKDPGIKVEEQPLLSNHPYVQKLWQIHNAEQLILDDMESNPDKYEGKKLTELTDSEEYSKENSVEYTKTYYQNSLLPKMIVKVSVKDLDLEAALIERQHHIKMSKEAKERGERYQITKLRRNVEMDEYDFIHWRRSLEEREALLRDISCRKALGLPVDEPGRYIDPSILGKDEYDPESPLYRYDYWGEPKNSERSKQERATDAYNKSIVGNGTVWYEMSYEEAIKQQMQREAQGLGQKMEDEANEETYEDDSDDDDFDYSILGGPGDDFSTQPHVNGTESSRLSDEGMFED; from the exons ATGCAGTCTCTGCAAACTCcttcctctttcttcttcttcacattTTCATCGCCTAAGCCTAAAACCCTCCCAAAACCCCATCTTCGCCTCCAATTGTTTCCCACCCCCCTTGCCGCCAAACCTATCCTCACCTCCGCTAACTGCTACAAGTCCGACGAATTCCCGGTCGGCGAAGACGACGAAGCCTTTCTCCAGTCCTTCAGGCCAAAAGAGAAAGAATCCGAAGATGATGCTCGACGCCGCAACTGGATCGAGCGAGGCTGGGCTCCCTGGGAGGAAATCCTCACTCCGGAAGCTGATTTCGCTCGGAAATCCCTCAACGAGGGAGAGGAGGTCCCGCTTCAGTCGCCGGAGGCCATCGAAGCcttcaaaatgctaaatccTAATTACCGGAAGAAGAAAATTGAGGAGATGGGGTTGACGGAAGACGAGTACCTCGCTAAGCAGTTCGAGATAAAGGGAGAAATCCCCGAGCCTCTCACAACGTCGTGGGCCGGGCCGCTGGTGGTCCGCCACGTGCCGCCTCGGGATTGGCCTCCCAGGGGATGGGAGGTGGATCGGAAGGAGCTGGAGTTCATTAGGGAGGCGCACAAGATGATGGCACAACGGGTTGACTATAGTGAAGTGGAGGAGATGGTTCTCACGGAAACTGATGACATGAACTTGGAGAGGTATAGTGTGTTCTTGAAACAGTACAAAGAATGGGTAGCCGCTAACAAGGATAGATTGGAAAAGGAGTCATATAAG TATGACCAAGACTACTATCCTGGTAGAAGGAAAAGAGGAAAGGATTATGAGGAGGGAATG taTGAACTTCCCTTTTTTTACCCAGGACAA ATTTGTGCAGGTAAAGTGACTGCTGTACACCTTTATCAAGGGGCATTTGTAGATATTGGGGGTGTCCACGATGG GTGGGTTCCTATAAAGAGAAATGACTGGTTCTGGATCCGACATCACATAAAAGTTGGTATGCCTGTCATTGTTGAAATTCTG GCAAAAAGAGATCCTTATCGGTTTAGGTTCCCAATTGAGATGCGCTTTGTTGATCCAAATATAGATCATCTAAT CTTCAATAGATTTGATTCTCCGCCAATATTTCACCGTGATGAAGATACAAATCCAGATGAATTACGT CGTGATTGTGGAAGACCTCCTATTCCTAGGAAAGACCCTGGAATTAAAGTGGAAGAACAACCATTGTTATCAAATCACCCTTATGTTCAGAAG TTATGGCAGATCCATAATGCTGAACAATTGATTTTGGATGACATGGAGTCTAATCCTGATAAATATGAGGGCAAAAAGCTGACTGAGTTAACTGATAGTGAAGAATATAGCAAAGAAAACAGTGTTGAGTACACCAAAACTTATTACCAGAATTCTCTACTTCCAAAAATGATTGTG AAAGTAAGTGTTAAGGATCTTGACTTAGAAGCTGCCCTTATTGAGCGCCAG CATCATATTAAGATGAGTAAAGAAGCAAAAGAACGAGGAGAACGATACCAAATTACCAAGTTGAGACGTAATGTCGAAATGGATGAATATGACTTTATCCATTGGCGTCGATCATTGGAGGAAAGAGAGGCTCTTCTCAGAGATATTAGCTG CCGTAAAGCACTTGGGCTTCCAGTAGATGAACCTGGCAGGTATATTGATCCTAGCATTTTAGGGAAGGATGAATATGATCCTGAAAGCCCACTATATCGGTATGACTATTGGGGAGAACCAAAGAATTCAGAGAGGAGCAAGCAGGAGCGAGCAACAGATGCCTACAATAAATCCATAGTTGGAAATGGTACTGTTTGGTATGAAATGTCTTATGAGGAAGCCATTAAGCAGCAGATGCAGAGGGAAGCCCAAGGTCTTGGGCAGAAGATGGAAGATGAAGCCAATGAAGAGACGTATGAGGACGACAGTGATGATGACGACTTTGATTACAGCATACTAGGAGGCCCGGGTGACGATTTTTCCACCCAACCTCATGTCAATGGTACTGAATCTTCTAGGTTGTCAGATGAAGGAATGTTTGAGGATTAG
- the LOC116010727 gene encoding leucine-rich repeat receptor-like serine/threonine/tyrosine-protein kinase SOBIR1 — MWRSVAIKDRGMAIQTTGKFCRMAFRSSLSLFLIFTLIFAAQARLSLYPPGHDALILLQKGLGVYTQNQNTDLQNPCYGHGVFCEKRVANNSSVLRVVRIVYENKQTRGNLSPAIGRLSEIRELSLPNNGLVGNIPPQILLCKKLEVLNLKRNKFSGQVPAELSALIRLRVLDLSSNKLSGNLNFLKYFPNLEKLSLADNLFTGKIPPSLKSFRNLRFFNVSGNSLLEGPIPKLTQLEYLSADSTQSYNPLPKRYVLAERRKPNITTAMAPSSSAPAPAPESPTDAHHHHKKKRKVAGWMLGFLAGAIAGTLSGFISSVLFKLFMVYLGRDKKDSGITLFSSIIKKAEDLSFLEKEDGLAELELIGRGGCGHVYKAEIPGLMIAIKKIDQPHKEAAELTQEDTKELHKKMRQIKSEIKIVGQIRHRNLLPLLAHVPNKDCHYLIYEYMKNGSLQDVLEKVSQGNADLDWINRHRIALGIAAGLEYLHSHSERITHRDLKPANILLDDDMEARITDFGLAKAVPEAFTHVTTSVVAGTPGFIAPEYQKTFKFTEKCDIYSFGVLLAVLVIGKLPSHEFFQSTTELFLVKWLRSQMVSDDPKRAIDPKLMGNGYEDQMLLVLRIACFCTLENPKERPSSKDVRCMLSQIQH, encoded by the coding sequence ATGTGGCGTTCTGTTGCTATAAAAGACAGAGGAATGGCCATTCAAACCACCGGAAAATTTTGCAGAATGGCCTTCCGTTCTTCCCTATCTCTCTTCTTGATTTTCACTTTAATCTTTGCTGCTCAGGCAAGACTAAGCCTCTACCCCCCAGGCCACGATGCACTTATTCTACTTCAAAAAGGCCTGGGCGTTTATACCCAAAACCAAAACACTGATCTTCAAAATCCATGTTACGGCCATGGAGTCTTCTGCGAAAAGCGGGTTGCTAACAATTCCAGCGTGCTGAGAGTTGTGCGTATAGTGTACGAGAACAAGCAGACAAGGGGAAATCTTTCTCCGGCCATAGGGAGGCTGTCAGAGATCAGAGAGCTCTCTCTTCCCAACAACGGACTCGTCGGAAACATCCCGCCTCAGATCCTTCTTTGCAAGAAGCTGGAAGTCCTGAACctgaaaagaaacaaattttCCGGCCAAGTCCCGGCGGAACTCTCGGCTTTGATCCGCCTCCGGGTTCTCGACCTTTCCTCAAATAAGCTTTCTGGGAACTTGAATTTCCTCAAATACTTCCCTAACCTGGAAAAACTATCCCTAGCGGATAACCTCTTCACTGGGAAAATCCCCCCCTCCTTGAAATCCTTCAGAAACCTCCGTTTCTTCAATGTTTCTGGCAACAGTTTGCTCGAAGGCCCAATCCCAAAATTGACCCAATTGGAGTACTTATCTGCGGATTCCACACAATCCTATAATCCGCTTCCAAAGCGTTATGTTTTGGCCGAGAGAAGAAAACCCAACATTACTACTGCAATGGCACCTTCATCATCAGCACCCGCACCCGCACCAGAATCACCCACAGAtgcccaccaccaccacaagaaGAAACGAAAGGTTGCTGGATGGATGCTGGGCTTCCTAGCCGGGGCAATCGCCGGGACTTTAAGCGGCTTCATAAGCTCAGTTCTGTTCAAGCTCTTCATGGTTTACCTGGGCCGTGACAAGAAAGACTCAGGGATAACTCTGTTCAGTTCCATTATAAAAAAAGCAGAGGACCTGTCTTTCCTGGAGAAAGAAGACGGGCTAGCCGAGCTTGAGTTGATAGGAAGAGGAGGGTGTGGGCATGTATACAAAGCAGAGATTCCTGGATTAATGATAGCCATCAAGAAAATAGACCAACCCCACAAGGAAGCCGCGGAGCTGACTCAAGAAGACACCAAGGAGCTCCACAAAAAGATGCGTCAGATCAAATCAGAGATCAAAATCGTGGGCCAAATCCGGCATAGAAATCTCCTCCCTCTCTTAGCACACGTGCCCAATAAGGACTGCCATTACCTCATCTACGAATACATGAAAAACGGAAGCCTTCAAGATGTCCTGGAGAAAGTTTCCCAGGGAAACGCGGACCTGGATTGGATAAACCGGCACAGGATTGCGCTGGGGATAGCGGCGGGATTGGAATATCTCCATTCCCATTCCGAGCGGATAACCCACCGGGACTTAAAACCCGCCAATATCCTCCTGGACGACGACATGGAAGCCCGGATTACCGATTTCGGGCTGGCGAAGGCGGTGCCGGAGGCTTTTACGCACGTGACCACCTCCGTGGTGGCGGGGACGCCGGGGTTCATCGCGCCGGAGTATCAAAAGACGTTTAAGTTCACGGAGAAGTGCGATATATACAGCTTCGGGGTGTTGTTGGCTGTTCTGGTGATAGGAAAGCTCCCATCCCATGAATTCTTCCAATCCACAACGGAGCTTTTTCTGGTGAAATGGTTGAGGAGTCAGATGGTTTCGGATGATCCGAAGAGGGCAATAGATCCTAAACTCATGGGAAATGGGTACGAGGATCAGATGCTTTTAGTTCTGAGGATTGCTTGCTTTTGCACTCTAGAAAATCCCAAAGAAAGGCCCAGCAGCAAGGATGTACGGTGCATGTTATCCCAGATTCAGCACTAA